A stretch of Candidatus Vicinibacter affinis DNA encodes these proteins:
- a CDS encoding class I SAM-dependent methyltransferase — MIGTAERVSNQDRTDNYVYQRCLFAYHEAVKRISGRVLEIGTGSGLGIELMASHCKEFITVDKYSNKIDFSIYPNVQFIQMEIPPFVGFEDNSFDFVISFQVIEHLEKDALFVSEIQRVLKKGGKAILTTPNRIQSLSRNPWHVREYLGSELELLLLNQGFNSVEKLGTFGNQKVQEYIETNKASVKKITKFDIFNLQYKLPRKLLQIPYDFFNRMNRKMIAKGFTELSSSIKVDDFYVGVQNNESLDLFFVATK; from the coding sequence ATGATCGGAACAGCAGAACGCGTATCGAATCAAGACAGAACTGACAATTATGTATATCAACGATGTTTATTTGCCTATCATGAAGCTGTAAAAAGAATATCTGGCAGAGTACTTGAGATTGGAACCGGAAGCGGCCTGGGAATAGAGTTAATGGCTTCACATTGCAAAGAATTTATAACTGTAGATAAGTATTCCAACAAAATTGATTTTTCAATTTATCCAAATGTCCAATTTATCCAAATGGAAATTCCTCCATTTGTTGGATTTGAAGATAATTCCTTTGATTTTGTAATTTCTTTTCAGGTGATCGAACATTTGGAAAAGGATGCTTTATTCGTAAGTGAAATTCAAAGGGTTCTAAAAAAGGGAGGAAAAGCGATTTTGACCACTCCTAACCGTATTCAATCATTAAGTCGGAATCCTTGGCATGTAAGGGAATATCTTGGCTCCGAACTAGAACTTCTATTGTTGAATCAGGGTTTCAATTCTGTTGAAAAGTTGGGAACCTTTGGAAATCAAAAAGTTCAAGAGTATATTGAGACCAACAAAGCTTCTGTCAAAAAGATAACCAAATTCGACATCTTTAATCTTCAATATAAACTTCCCAGAAAATTGTTACAGATCCCCTATGATTTTTTCAATAGAATGAATCGCAAAATGATTGCAAAAGGATTCACTGAATTAAGCTCTTCCATAAAAGTGGACGACTTCTATGTTGGTGTCCAAAATAACGAAAGTCTGGACCTATTTTTTGTTGCAACTAAATAA
- a CDS encoding LysM peptidoglycan-binding domain-containing protein, with the protein MSLQDKYKSVLDLGTELGIKDGFVQEENGVLKMGGVAATQYQKDQIWDKIKSIGGENPGDLVADIKVSDTSYYTKHTVAKGESLSLIAKKYFKDPMKYKAIFEANTNILKDPDLIHPGQELVIPNL; encoded by the coding sequence ATGAGTTTACAAGATAAGTATAAGTCAGTTTTGGATCTTGGTACAGAATTAGGAATTAAGGACGGATTTGTTCAAGAGGAAAATGGCGTGTTAAAAATGGGAGGAGTTGCTGCTACCCAATACCAAAAAGATCAAATTTGGGATAAAATAAAGTCTATCGGTGGCGAAAATCCCGGTGATTTAGTCGCTGACATCAAAGTCAGTGATACCTCATATTATACCAAGCATACTGTTGCAAAAGGAGAAAGTTTGAGTTTGATTGCCAAAAAATACTTCAAAGATCCTATGAAATACAAGGCTATTTTTGAGGCGAATACAAATATTTTAAAAGATCCAGATTTAATACATCCAGGTCAGGAATTAGTGATTCCAAACCTTTAA
- a CDS encoding class I SAM-dependent methyltransferase codes for MSNLNLNKCPICGSDLITKGIELKDHKISQELFQLASCDDCGQLFTQNPPDELNSGAYYKSERYISHSNSTKGVINYLYHIVRVYMLRKKRKIIAGVSTSRKLIDIGCGTGYFLNQMHSNGYTTKGVERSPEARRFCIDNFGLDVVSPEYLFDDLVQEKFELATMWHVLEHLYDPHKYLKAIHKILKDESYLFVAVPNYKSYDAEYYRQFWAGYDVPRHLWHFDASTVTNLVEGVGFKLVSLHRLPFDAYYVSLLSESYKGNRFFVFAGLLNGLKSQIVSLFNLKRTSSILYVFKKI; via the coding sequence ATGTCAAATTTGAATTTAAATAAATGTCCAATTTGTGGTTCAGATTTGATTACCAAAGGAATAGAACTTAAAGATCATAAAATCTCACAAGAATTGTTTCAACTTGCAAGTTGTGATGATTGTGGTCAATTATTTACACAGAACCCCCCGGATGAGTTAAACTCAGGTGCTTATTATAAAAGTGAGCGATACATTTCTCACTCCAATTCGACCAAAGGTGTAATCAATTACCTATATCATATCGTAAGAGTTTACATGTTGAGGAAGAAAAGGAAAATAATAGCGGGTGTCAGCACTTCAAGAAAATTAATAGACATAGGTTGTGGAACAGGATATTTTCTAAATCAAATGCACAGTAATGGATATACGACCAAAGGAGTTGAACGAAGTCCAGAAGCAAGAAGATTTTGTATTGATAATTTTGGTTTGGATGTTGTATCCCCTGAATATTTGTTTGATGATTTGGTTCAAGAAAAATTTGAACTGGCGACAATGTGGCATGTATTAGAGCATCTATACGATCCTCATAAATACCTAAAAGCAATTCATAAAATTCTTAAGGATGAATCTTATCTCTTTGTTGCCGTTCCAAATTACAAATCATATGATGCAGAATATTATCGTCAATTTTGGGCAGGTTATGACGTTCCTAGGCATTTATGGCATTTTGATGCTTCAACTGTTACAAATCTAGTAGAAGGCGTCGGTTTTAAATTAGTTTCCTTGCACAGGTTGCCCTTTGATGCCTATTATGTTTCATTATTAAGTGAAAGCTATAAAGGAAACCGCTTTTTTGTATTCGCAGGTTTGTTAAATGGACTTAAATCACAGATTGTGAGCTTGTTTAACCTCAAAAGGACAAGTTCAATATTATATGTTTTCAAAAAAATATAA
- a CDS encoding L,D-transpeptidase family protein, whose protein sequence is MISKQAFLYLILVLLGSQFLFSTSCGQQKGSVSLLIQDTTIYSRTNFTNLTLDQVKFAEQLDSAFLDSNICKEIISFYDRRNNQLAWFTENGISEAAFNFRSLVDLFKLQFGDSTIKLDLLDQVYEKLSLDSNYFFKHPDEINHVEFFLTKSFFEYAHKVYFGINKSPKDLEWYIPRKKKNYGQLLESIVKKDKDFSKYEPINPFYQDLKAKLIYLNSVFLQLEELNKEIQTLQFYNLTVDSIPETIVKYLKLLGDYSFNKYDCPLFQTSIQNYQRRHGINTSGQLDSFTMALLKIPPDQILKKIIVNMERLRWLSDTIPDRLILVNIPDYKLFVFDSSKYQWEMNVVVGKNIHATNIFAGNMQYIVFNPYWVVPTSIIKNEILPSLKKDLNYISRNEMEVLQGDKIINANRINWSRYKDRTPFTIRQKPGSKNALGKIKFIFPNNFNIYLHDTPAKSLFKEQRRGFSHGCIRLEEPFKLAEYLLSYNRNYTSNEIKKLYASSKETWVVLPKPIPVLICYFTSWVDINGNLNFREDIYNHDLKLEHEIFGETR, encoded by the coding sequence ATGATCTCTAAACAAGCTTTTCTCTATTTAATATTAGTATTGCTAGGTAGCCAGTTTCTCTTCAGCACTTCCTGTGGCCAACAAAAAGGGAGTGTCAGTCTGCTTATTCAAGACACCACCATTTACTCTCGGACCAATTTTACAAATTTAACACTTGATCAAGTAAAATTTGCTGAACAATTAGACAGTGCCTTTCTAGATTCGAATATTTGTAAAGAAATTATATCATTTTATGATAGGAGAAATAACCAGCTTGCCTGGTTTACTGAAAATGGAATTTCAGAAGCTGCTTTTAATTTTAGAAGCCTGGTAGATTTGTTCAAACTTCAATTTGGTGACAGTACCATAAAGTTGGATTTATTAGATCAAGTTTATGAAAAATTAAGCCTTGATTCTAATTACTTTTTCAAACATCCCGACGAGATTAATCATGTCGAATTTTTTCTTACCAAATCATTTTTCGAATATGCACATAAAGTATATTTTGGAATAAATAAAAGCCCAAAGGATCTTGAATGGTACATACCCAGAAAGAAGAAAAACTATGGCCAATTGTTAGAGAGCATTGTTAAAAAAGACAAGGATTTTTCAAAATACGAACCAATAAATCCATTTTATCAGGACCTCAAAGCAAAACTAATTTATTTAAATTCAGTTTTTTTACAACTTGAAGAACTTAACAAGGAAATCCAAACACTGCAATTTTATAATCTGACTGTAGACTCCATCCCCGAAACAATTGTTAAATATTTAAAATTATTAGGAGATTATTCTTTTAACAAATATGACTGTCCCTTATTTCAAACTTCCATTCAAAATTATCAAAGAAGGCATGGAATAAATACATCAGGTCAGCTGGACAGTTTTACTATGGCATTGTTAAAGATTCCTCCCGACCAAATATTAAAAAAAATAATTGTTAACATGGAGCGTTTGAGATGGCTATCTGACACTATTCCCGATCGTCTCATCTTGGTCAATATCCCAGACTACAAATTATTCGTCTTTGACTCTTCCAAATACCAATGGGAAATGAATGTTGTAGTTGGCAAAAACATTCATGCCACAAACATTTTTGCCGGAAATATGCAATACATCGTATTTAATCCCTATTGGGTTGTACCTACAAGCATTATAAAAAATGAAATTCTTCCATCTCTCAAAAAAGATCTGAATTACATCAGCCGAAATGAAATGGAGGTATTGCAAGGAGATAAAATAATAAATGCAAATCGAATTAATTGGAGCAGGTACAAGGATAGGACTCCATTTACTATTCGCCAAAAACCCGGTTCGAAAAATGCATTGGGAAAAATCAAATTTATATTCCCCAACAATTTCAATATTTACCTTCATGATACCCCTGCGAAGTCGCTGTTCAAAGAGCAAAGAAGAGGATTTAGTCATGGATGTATAAGATTAGAAGAGCCCTTTAAACTCGCAGAATACTTATTAAGTTACAATCGAAATTATACTTCCAATGAGATAAAAAAGCTTTATGCCTCATCTAAAGAAACATGGGTCGTACTTCCAAAGCCAATCCCAGTGCTAATCTGTTATTTTACATCTTGGGTTGACATCAATGGAAACCTTAATTTTAGAGAAGATATTTATAATCACGATTTAAAGTTGGAGCATGAAATCTTTGGTGAAACAAGATAA
- a CDS encoding OmpA family protein, whose translation MLRTRIFFIGCYFSTLAILSSQNTETNAVVENYSKLDPGEAVRAILIDKQNYKWLGTDKGLYRLISMDSDPELISADSITGLTEDKKEMVWYGNRSQQLNTEDHNQTITLGATNAKISCMTYYKGDIWVGTDQGLFRVSDDQGKVLQHHKTSNSKLKSNQINMLFADPEGKLWVGTDNGVVIIEKNDWDAYEKEHKITGAVATKEGIWLLAEKKMWLIYKEEGRDRWQDAAVKRGLSSGPVRAIVADSKGQIYVASEILVKFDPYTDKSLQIDKDYGFVSAQTLSLACDKNDDLWVGTADRGLFRIDIIEGEVEELSVVAFSKGEIKCPGAKTASITVITRGGKTPYSYQWNVPELSGSKADSVGAGQYSVTVTDAEGEEFVTAVQIKEPESISVEILSKQRVSEINRKDGKANIKVSGGSAPYRIIWDNGRTGASVTNLSAGKHIVKIYDQNQCFQSANLYIEAPRAIPELEREKLAVGQTLRINELYFTADSSIISSESYPVIDEIFEFLSKNKDIVIEIGGHTNGIPPHEYCDKLSAQRAKNVANYLYEKGIPFDQISHRGYGKRVPIASNETLSGRQKNQRVEMKIISLAK comes from the coding sequence ATGCTTCGAACTAGGATATTTTTCATAGGCTGTTATTTTTCTACATTAGCCATCCTTTCCTCCCAAAATACCGAAACAAATGCAGTCGTAGAAAATTACTCCAAACTTGATCCAGGTGAAGCGGTACGTGCGATCCTAATTGATAAACAGAATTATAAATGGCTTGGCACAGACAAAGGGTTATACCGACTCATCAGCATGGATTCAGATCCTGAATTAATCAGTGCAGACTCCATTACAGGATTAACCGAGGATAAGAAGGAAATGGTTTGGTATGGCAATCGATCACAGCAATTGAACACTGAGGATCACAACCAAACCATCACACTGGGTGCCACAAATGCAAAAATAAGCTGCATGACTTACTACAAAGGGGATATTTGGGTAGGCACTGACCAAGGTCTATTCAGAGTTTCTGATGATCAGGGTAAAGTATTGCAACATCATAAAACCAGTAACTCCAAACTTAAATCAAATCAAATAAACATGCTCTTTGCTGATCCAGAAGGGAAACTATGGGTAGGCACCGATAATGGGGTTGTTATTATTGAAAAAAATGATTGGGATGCTTATGAAAAAGAGCATAAAATAACCGGAGCCGTAGCTACAAAAGAAGGAATTTGGCTCTTGGCAGAAAAGAAAATGTGGTTAATATACAAAGAAGAAGGACGAGACCGGTGGCAGGATGCTGCTGTAAAAAGAGGTTTAAGTTCAGGGCCCGTTAGAGCTATCGTCGCTGATAGTAAAGGTCAAATTTATGTAGCTTCTGAAATTCTTGTTAAATTCGATCCCTACACTGATAAAAGTCTTCAAATTGATAAAGATTATGGATTTGTATCCGCTCAAACTCTGTCGTTAGCTTGTGATAAAAATGATGATTTATGGGTGGGAACTGCAGACAGAGGCTTATTTAGGATTGATATTATTGAAGGAGAAGTTGAAGAATTGTCGGTAGTTGCCTTTTCCAAGGGAGAAATTAAATGCCCCGGAGCAAAAACTGCCTCCATAACCGTTATAACACGAGGGGGGAAAACACCTTACAGCTACCAATGGAACGTACCAGAACTTTCAGGGAGTAAAGCTGATTCAGTAGGAGCCGGGCAGTATTCTGTCACCGTAACAGATGCTGAAGGCGAGGAATTTGTGACAGCTGTACAGATCAAGGAACCTGAATCTATATCAGTTGAAATTTTATCAAAACAAAGGGTGTCCGAAATAAACAGAAAGGATGGCAAAGCGAATATAAAGGTTTCAGGAGGCTCTGCTCCATATAGAATTATATGGGATAATGGTCGAACCGGCGCATCTGTTACAAATTTATCTGCAGGAAAACACATTGTAAAAATTTATGACCAAAATCAATGTTTCCAATCCGCAAACCTTTACATAGAAGCACCAAGGGCAATTCCGGAATTAGAAAGAGAAAAATTAGCTGTAGGCCAAACCTTAAGGATTAATGAACTCTATTTCACAGCTGATTCTTCTATAATTTCAAGTGAGTCTTACCCAGTCATTGATGAAATCTTTGAATTCCTTTCTAAAAACAAAGACATTGTAATTGAAATCGGCGGACATACCAATGGGATTCCACCACATGAATATTGTGATAAGCTTTCTGCACAAAGAGCAAAAAATGTAGCAAATTACCTTTATGAAAAAGGGATTCCATTTGATCAAATATCCCATAGAGGTTATGGAAAACGTGTACCTATTGCTTCTAATGAAACCTTATCAGGAAGGCAAAAAAACCAACGTGTAGAAATGAAAATTATCAGTTTGGCCAAATAG